In Comamonadaceae bacterium OS-1, a single window of DNA contains:
- the glmM gene encoding phosphoglucosamine mutase, with amino-acid sequence MSRQYFGTDGIRGTVGKHPITPDFVLRLAHAVGRVLKQTEARPTVLIGKDTRISGYMLESALESGFNSAGVDVVLLGPLPTPGVAYLTRAQRASLGVVISASHNPYPDNGIKFFSAEGAKLPDAWELAVEAALDTPPVWADSASLGKTRRLEDASGRYIEFCKSTFPNALTLKGVRIVVDGAHGAAYQIAPKVFHELGAEVIAIGCAPDGININENVGATHPQALVDAVKAHRADFGVALDGDADRLQMVDADGRLFNGDEILYLMVKERLSRGGKAASKRAGDAVPGVVGTLMTNMAVELALKDKGVELVRAKVGDRYVLEELEKRGWLLGGEGSGHLLALDKHTTGDGLVSALQVLQACVRTGQTLGELLADLTLFPQTLINVRLQPGQDWKANTQLPLATKAAEAELGNNGRVLIRASGTEPLVRVMVEARDAAQAKSCAERIAATLR; translated from the coding sequence ATGTCCCGTCAATATTTCGGCACCGATGGCATCCGCGGCACCGTAGGCAAGCACCCCATCACCCCCGACTTCGTTTTGCGCCTGGCCCATGCGGTGGGCCGCGTGCTCAAGCAAACCGAAGCCCGCCCCACGGTGCTGATCGGCAAAGACACCCGTATCTCGGGCTACATGCTGGAAAGCGCGCTGGAATCCGGCTTCAACTCCGCCGGGGTGGATGTGGTACTGCTCGGCCCCCTGCCTACGCCCGGCGTGGCCTACCTCACCCGCGCGCAGCGCGCTAGCCTGGGCGTGGTCATCAGCGCCAGCCACAACCCCTACCCCGACAACGGCATCAAGTTCTTCAGCGCCGAAGGGGCCAAGCTGCCTGATGCTTGGGAGCTGGCCGTCGAAGCTGCGCTGGACACACCGCCCGTCTGGGCCGACTCCGCCTCGCTGGGCAAGACCCGCCGCCTGGAAGATGCGTCTGGCCGCTATATCGAGTTCTGCAAAAGCACTTTCCCCAACGCGCTTACGCTCAAGGGCGTGCGCATCGTGGTCGATGGTGCCCATGGCGCGGCCTACCAGATCGCACCCAAGGTGTTCCACGAGCTAGGTGCCGAAGTCATCGCCATCGGCTGCGCGCCCGACGGCATCAACATCAATGAAAACGTCGGTGCCACCCATCCCCAGGCCCTGGTCGATGCCGTCAAGGCCCACCGCGCCGACTTCGGCGTGGCGCTGGACGGCGATGCCGACCGCCTGCAGATGGTCGATGCCGATGGCCGCCTGTTCAACGGCGATGAAATCCTGTACCTGATGGTCAAGGAGCGCCTGTCGCGCGGCGGCAAGGCGGCCAGCAAGCGCGCGGGCGATGCCGTGCCCGGCGTGGTCGGCACGCTGATGACCAATATGGCCGTCGAGCTGGCGCTGAAAGACAAGGGTGTGGAGCTGGTCCGCGCCAAGGTGGGCGACCGCTACGTGCTGGAAGAGCTGGAAAAGCGCGGCTGGCTGCTGGGCGGCGAAGGCTCCGGCCACCTGCTGGCCCTGGACAAGCACACCACCGGCGACGGCCTGGTGAGTGCCCTGCAGGTGTTGCAAGCCTGCGTACGCACCGGCCAGACCCTGGGCGAGCTGCTGGCCGACCTGACCCTGTTCCCGCAAACCCTGATCAACGTGCGCCTGCAGCCCGGCCAGGACTGGAAAGCCAATACCCAGCTTCCCCTGGCCACGAAAGCCGCCGAAGCCGAGCTCGGCAACAACGGCCGCGTACTGATCCGCGCCAGCGGCACCGAGCCCCTGGTCCGCGTGATGGTGGAAGCCCGGGATGCCGCCCAGGCCAAGTCCTGCGCCGAGCGGATTGCGGCCACGCTGCGTTAG
- the metG gene encoding methionine--tRNA ligase, with protein sequence MTSPRQLFVTTALPYANGNFHIGHIMEYIQADIWVRFQRMQGNAVNFVGADDTHGAPIMIAAEKAGITPQQFVANIAAGRKPYLDGFHIAFDNWHSTDAPENHALAQQIYRDLKANGLISSKVIEQFFDPAKNMFLPDRFIKGECPKCHAKDQYGDNCEVCGSVYAPTDLINPTSTLSGATPELKSSEHLFFQLSDPRCVAFLEEWTQDGRLQPEVANKVKEWFTVRTNPDGSTSEGLGDWDISRDAPYFGIEIPDAPGKYFYVWLDAPVGYLASLKNLLDQRGEDFEAYMAQPALEQYHFIGKDIVTFHTLFWPAMLKFSGRKTPDSIFVHGFLTVNNGEKMSKSRGTGLDPLKYLGLGMNPEWLRYYIAAKLSARNEDIDFNADDFMARVNSDLIGKYVNIASRAAGFLAKRFAGKLSALSASSADLIGAISSQKESIASLYEQREYAKALRETMLLTDRVNAYVDANKPWELAKLEGADARLQDVCSTCIEAFRLLTIYLKPVLPALAAQVEAFLNVAPLGFADADTLLGAGHAIGDYKHLMQRVDIKQLDALFEPPAPTESAQAATETVVPGGEAIAPVITIDDFAKIDLRIAKILNCEAVEGSTKLLRLTLDVGEGSTRNVFSGIAAHYQPDQLIGKLTVMVANLAPRKMKFGLSEGMVLAASHADEKAQPGIYVLEPFPGAQPGMRIG encoded by the coding sequence ATGACCTCCCCCCGCCAACTCTTCGTCACCACCGCCCTGCCCTACGCCAACGGCAACTTCCACATCGGCCACATCATGGAGTACATCCAGGCCGACATCTGGGTGCGGTTCCAGCGCATGCAGGGCAATGCCGTGAACTTCGTGGGTGCCGACGACACGCACGGCGCGCCCATCATGATTGCGGCCGAAAAGGCCGGCATCACGCCCCAGCAGTTCGTGGCCAACATCGCCGCCGGGCGCAAGCCCTACCTGGACGGCTTCCACATCGCCTTTGACAACTGGCACAGCACCGACGCGCCCGAAAACCATGCGCTGGCGCAGCAGATCTACCGCGACCTGAAGGCCAACGGGCTGATTTCCAGCAAGGTGATCGAGCAGTTTTTCGACCCCGCCAAGAACATGTTCCTGCCCGACCGCTTCATCAAGGGCGAATGCCCCAAGTGCCACGCCAAGGACCAGTACGGCGACAACTGCGAAGTCTGCGGCTCGGTCTACGCGCCCACCGACCTGATCAACCCCACCTCCACCCTGTCCGGTGCCACGCCCGAGCTGAAGAGCTCGGAACACCTGTTCTTCCAGCTCTCCGACCCGCGCTGCGTGGCATTTCTGGAAGAGTGGACGCAAGACGGCCGCCTGCAGCCCGAGGTGGCCAACAAGGTCAAGGAATGGTTCACCGTGCGCACCAACCCCGACGGCAGCACCAGCGAAGGCCTGGGCGACTGGGACATCAGCCGCGACGCGCCCTACTTCGGCATCGAAATCCCCGACGCACCGGGCAAATACTTCTACGTGTGGCTGGACGCGCCCGTGGGCTACCTGGCATCGCTGAAAAACCTGCTGGACCAGCGCGGTGAAGACTTCGAGGCCTACATGGCCCAGCCTGCGCTGGAGCAGTATCACTTCATCGGCAAGGACATCGTCACCTTCCACACCCTGTTCTGGCCCGCGATGCTGAAGTTCAGTGGCCGCAAAACGCCGGATTCGATCTTTGTGCACGGCTTTTTGACCGTGAACAACGGCGAAAAGATGAGCAAGAGCCGCGGCACCGGCCTGGACCCGCTCAAATACCTGGGCCTGGGCATGAACCCCGAGTGGCTGCGCTACTACATCGCCGCCAAGCTCTCGGCGCGCAACGAAGACATCGACTTCAACGCCGACGACTTCATGGCCCGGGTGAACAGCGACTTGATCGGCAAGTACGTGAACATCGCCAGCCGGGCGGCGGGGTTCCTGGCCAAGCGCTTTGCCGGAAAGTTAAGTGCCTTATCGGCCTCCAGCGCTGATCTGATCGGCGCAATAAGCTCTCAAAAAGAGAGCATTGCCAGTTTGTACGAGCAACGCGAATACGCCAAGGCCTTGCGCGAAACCATGCTGCTGACCGACCGCGTGAACGCCTACGTGGATGCCAACAAGCCCTGGGAACTGGCCAAGCTCGAGGGTGCCGACGCGCGCCTCCAAGACGTGTGCAGCACCTGCATCGAAGCCTTCCGCCTGCTGACCATCTACCTCAAGCCCGTGCTGCCCGCGCTGGCGGCGCAGGTGGAGGCGTTCTTGAACGTCGCGCCCCTGGGCTTTGCCGATGCCGACACCTTGCTGGGCGCTGGCCACGCGATTGGCGACTACAAGCACCTGATGCAGCGCGTGGATATCAAGCAGCTTGATGCATTGTTTGAGCCCCCAGCGCCCACGGAATCAGCACAAGCAGCTACAGAAACTGTAGTACCCGGTGGCGAGGCCATCGCCCCCGTCATCACCATCGACGACTTCGCCAAGATCGACCTGCGCATCGCCAAGATCCTGAATTGCGAAGCGGTAGAGGGCTCCACCAAGCTGCTGCGCCTGACGCTGGACGTGGGCGAGGGTTCCACCCGTAACGTATTCAGCGGCATCGCCGCACACTACCAACCGGACCAACTCATAGGCAAACTCACCGTCATGGTGGCCAACCTCGCCCCGCGCAAGATGAAATTCGGCCTCAGCGAAGGCATGGTGCTGGCCGCCAGCCACGCGGACGAAAAGGCCCAGCCGGGTATCTACGTGCTGGAGCCCTTCCCCGGCGCACAACCCGGCATGCGCATAGGCTGA
- the dmlR_1 gene encoding HTH-type transcriptional regulator DmlR, which produces MMKTTLDELQAFATVIDAGSITAAAEQLGQTVSAISRSLGRLEKKLDVTLLRRTTRRLELTEEGAMFLAQARKILGAVEQAEEQMAQRRKRPAGRLRVNAASPFMLHVLVPLVAGFRAEYPDITLELNSSDQIIDLLEHRTDVAIRIGPLVDSSLHARPLGSCLLRVLASPAYLKAAGRPRTVEDLEKLSLLGFTQPDSLNAWPLRNATGDRLVISPSLRASSGESLRQLALAGAGAVCLADFLTEGDRARGDLVQLLPSATVEVRQPIHAVYYRNTALVSRIACFLDYVAEHFSHPQATAQALSANPLAGGASSGLAKPVPRMP; this is translated from the coding sequence ATGATGAAAACCACGCTAGATGAACTGCAGGCCTTTGCCACCGTGATCGACGCGGGCTCCATCACCGCGGCGGCCGAGCAACTGGGGCAAACCGTGTCAGCCATCAGCCGGTCGCTGGGCCGCCTGGAGAAAAAGCTGGACGTGACCCTGCTGCGCCGTACCACCCGCCGCCTGGAACTCACCGAAGAAGGGGCCATGTTCCTGGCCCAGGCCCGCAAGATCCTAGGCGCGGTGGAGCAGGCCGAGGAGCAAATGGCCCAGCGCCGCAAGCGGCCCGCCGGGCGCTTGCGGGTCAACGCCGCATCGCCCTTCATGCTGCACGTGCTGGTGCCGCTGGTGGCGGGCTTTCGGGCGGAATACCCCGACATCACGCTGGAGCTCAATAGCAGCGACCAGATCATCGACCTGCTGGAGCACCGCACCGACGTGGCCATCCGCATCGGCCCGCTGGTCGATTCCAGCCTGCACGCCCGCCCGTTAGGCAGTTGCCTGCTGCGCGTGCTGGCCAGCCCGGCCTACCTGAAGGCCGCAGGACGGCCCCGCACGGTGGAAGACCTGGAAAAACTCAGCCTGCTGGGTTTTACCCAGCCCGACAGCCTGAACGCCTGGCCGCTGCGTAACGCCACAGGCGACCGGCTGGTGATTTCGCCGTCGCTGCGTGCTTCCAGCGGCGAGAGCCTGCGCCAACTGGCCCTGGCGGGTGCGGGCGCGGTGTGCCTGGCCGATTTCTTGACCGAGGGCGACCGCGCGCGCGGCGATCTGGTGCAGCTGCTGCCCAGCGCCACGGTGGAAGTGCGCCAGCCCATCCACGCCGTGTACTACCGCAACACCGCCCTGGTGTCGCGCATCGCCTGCTTTCTGGACTATGTGGCAGAGCATTTCTCACACCCCCAGGCTACAGCGCAAGCGCTTTCCGCCAACCCCCTTGCAGGGGGCGCATCCAGTGGCCTGGCAAAGCCAGTTCCACGGATGCCCTGA
- the tauR gene encoding HTH-type transcriptional regulator TauR, whose protein sequence is MRDTTLGAQTTLVDQLVQWAEQRIQQQVFRPGMRMPSVRELAQERGVSRFTVVAAYERLVARGHLLARRGAGFFVREAAPAASTRAKSSPARAKPQQPINMGWMVRNMTSGIPAHLSPGSGYLPPDLCGGDLLKLGLRALANHSTSQQLAQGASAQGYAPLRAQIQRTLAERDIEAHPSQILTTTGAAQAIDLVFRMVLRPGDTVLVGEPGWCNPLLWLRGVEVVGVPYTPQGPDLQALTALVEQHKPKLIFLNPVLHNPTGTLLSAAAAYQILRLAEAHDFLVIEDDIYSDFLPQGMAVTRLASLDQLRRVIYVNSYSKMLAPNIRVGYLAGPAELVDTLTTHKLLTALTTPEINERIVYKALTEGSYRKHCQRVHATLDSLREPAFKRMQDLGLQAFCQPQAGFLGWFNTGVDTNHLAALGLEAGYLLRPGALFSMRQTPSPWMGINIATSQDPGMLAWLATALEQLRQRGSPLA, encoded by the coding sequence ATGCGTGACACGACACTAGGCGCACAGACCACCCTGGTAGACCAGTTGGTGCAGTGGGCAGAGCAGCGCATCCAGCAGCAGGTGTTTCGCCCCGGCATGCGCATGCCCTCGGTGCGGGAGCTGGCGCAGGAGCGCGGGGTGTCGCGTTTTACCGTGGTGGCCGCCTACGAGCGGCTGGTGGCGCGCGGGCACCTGCTGGCGCGGCGGGGCGCGGGGTTTTTTGTGCGCGAAGCCGCGCCAGCAGCCAGCACCCGTGCCAAGTCTTCCCCGGCCCGCGCCAAACCGCAGCAGCCCATCAACATGGGCTGGATGGTGCGCAACATGACCAGCGGCATTCCGGCCCACCTGTCGCCGGGTTCGGGCTATCTGCCGCCCGACCTGTGCGGTGGCGACCTGCTCAAGCTGGGCCTGCGGGCGCTTGCCAACCACAGCACCAGCCAGCAGCTGGCACAGGGGGCTTCGGCCCAGGGCTATGCGCCACTGCGGGCGCAAATCCAGCGCACGCTGGCCGAGCGCGACATCGAAGCCCACCCGTCGCAAATCCTCACCACCACCGGCGCAGCCCAGGCCATCGACCTGGTGTTTCGCATGGTGCTGCGCCCGGGCGATACCGTGCTGGTGGGCGAACCTGGCTGGTGCAACCCGCTGCTGTGGCTGCGCGGGGTGGAGGTGGTGGGCGTGCCCTACACCCCGCAAGGGCCGGACCTGCAGGCCCTGACCGCGCTGGTGGAGCAGCACAAACCCAAGCTGATCTTCCTCAACCCCGTGCTGCACAACCCCACCGGCACCCTGCTGAGCGCCGCCGCGGCCTACCAGATCCTGCGGCTGGCCGAGGCCCACGACTTCCTGGTCATCGAAGACGACATCTATTCCGACTTTCTGCCCCAGGGCATGGCCGTGACCCGGCTGGCCAGCCTGGACCAGCTGCGTCGGGTGATCTACGTGAACAGCTATTCCAAGATGCTCGCGCCCAACATCCGCGTGGGCTACCTGGCGGGCCCGGCCGAGCTGGTGGACACCCTGACCACCCACAAGCTGCTGACCGCGCTGACCACCCCCGAGATCAACGAGCGCATCGTCTACAAGGCCCTGACCGAGGGCAGCTACCGCAAGCACTGCCAGCGCGTGCACGCCACCCTGGACAGCCTGCGCGAGCCCGCCTTCAAACGCATGCAAGACCTGGGGCTGCAGGCTTTTTGCCAGCCGCAGGCCGGTTTTCTGGGCTGGTTCAACACCGGGGTGGACACCAACCACCTGGCCGCCCTGGGGCTGGAGGCGGGCTACCTGCTGCGCCCAGGCGCGCTGTTTTCCATGCGGCAGACCCCCAGCCCGTGGATGGGCATCAACATCGCCACCAGCCAGGACCCCGGCATGCTGGCCTGGCTGGCCACCGCCCTGGAGCAGCTGCGCCAGCGCGGCAGCCCGCTTGCATAA
- the dauA gene encoding C4-dicarboxylic acid transporter DauA, with amino-acid sequence MSLARFHPRLIDALKGYNRERLGKDVGSGLTVGIVALPLAMAFAIASGLKPEAGLWTAIIAGFIISALGGTTAQIGGPAGAFIVIVYGIVERYGVANLLISTACAGVLLFALGLFKLGTLVRYVPVSIVIGFTNGIAVLIALSQVKDLLGLEIAKMPGDFFSQLKTLAAHIHTLNFFALALGTMCVLGLFVWPKVFVQGSPLIRLLEGRSVRTFARVPGPIVALVTLSLLAWALDLPVQTLGTKFGSIPSGLPVFELPAFSWDTVRLLVTPTLTIALLGAVESLLCARVADQLASDPHHMKHNPNQELMAQGVANFVVAFFGGMPATGTIARTVTNIRSGATSPIAGIVHALVLAAVVLVAAPLALYIPLAVLAGILLFVAWNMGEWHEFVRLRQFSNHYRMLLLGTFFLTVVFDLTVAVEVGMLLACAFFIRRMSTLFHVDAVKDNENEADGALVYKLYGALFFGAVAKIDPIVQAVESRHHGTRVVLDASQLISLDASGLDALEQLFKAITHRGGQLYINDLNDQPRGLMERSGFAGRLKDFQTSAAAAL; translated from the coding sequence ATGTCGCTCGCCCGCTTCCACCCCCGCCTGATCGATGCACTCAAGGGCTACAACCGGGAGCGGCTAGGCAAGGATGTGGGTTCGGGCCTGACGGTGGGCATCGTCGCCCTGCCGCTGGCCATGGCGTTTGCGATTGCCAGCGGCCTCAAGCCCGAAGCCGGGCTGTGGACGGCCATCATCGCCGGGTTCATCATCTCGGCGCTGGGCGGCACCACGGCGCAAATCGGCGGCCCGGCAGGGGCCTTCATCGTCATCGTCTACGGCATCGTCGAACGCTACGGCGTGGCCAACCTGCTGATTTCCACCGCCTGCGCGGGCGTGCTGCTGTTTGCGCTGGGCCTGTTCAAGCTGGGCACGCTGGTGCGCTACGTGCCGGTGAGCATCGTGATTGGCTTTACCAACGGCATCGCGGTGCTGATTGCGCTGTCGCAGGTGAAAGACCTGCTGGGGCTGGAGATCGCCAAGATGCCGGGCGACTTCTTCTCGCAGCTCAAGACCCTGGCCGCCCACATCCACACCCTGAACTTTTTTGCGCTGGCGCTGGGCACGATGTGCGTGCTGGGGCTGTTTGTGTGGCCCAAGGTGTTTGTGCAGGGCTCGCCCCTGATCCGCCTGCTGGAAGGCCGCTCGGTGCGCACCTTTGCCCGGGTGCCCGGCCCCATCGTGGCCCTGGTCACGCTGTCGCTGCTGGCCTGGGCCCTGGACCTGCCGGTGCAGACGCTGGGTACCAAATTCGGCAGTATTCCCAGCGGCCTGCCGGTGTTCGAGCTGCCCGCCTTCAGCTGGGACACGGTGCGCCTGCTGGTCACGCCCACACTCACCATTGCCCTGCTGGGCGCGGTGGAGTCGCTGCTGTGCGCCCGCGTGGCCGACCAGCTCGCCAGCGACCCCCACCACATGAAGCACAACCCCAACCAGGAGCTGATGGCCCAGGGCGTGGCGAATTTTGTGGTGGCCTTCTTCGGCGGCATGCCGGCCACCGGCACGATTGCCCGCACCGTGACCAACATCCGCTCTGGCGCCACCTCGCCCATCGCGGGCATCGTGCACGCCCTGGTGCTGGCCGCCGTGGTGCTGGTGGCGGCTCCGCTGGCGCTGTACATCCCGCTGGCGGTGCTGGCGGGCATCTTGCTGTTTGTGGCCTGGAACATGGGCGAATGGCACGAGTTTGTGCGCCTGCGGCAGTTCAGCAACCACTACCGCATGCTGTTGCTGGGCACCTTTTTCCTGACCGTGGTGTTCGACCTGACGGTGGCGGTGGAGGTGGGCATGCTGCTGGCCTGCGCCTTCTTCATCCGCCGCATGAGCACGCTGTTCCATGTGGATGCGGTGAAAGATAACGAAAATGAGGCCGACGGCGCGCTGGTCTACAAACTCTACGGCGCGCTGTTCTTTGGCGCAGTGGCCAAGATCGACCCCATCGTGCAGGCCGTGGAAAGCCGCCACCACGGCACCCGCGTGGTGCTGGACGCGTCCCAGCTCATCTCGCTCGATGCCAGCGGGCTGGACGCGCTGGAGCAGCTGTTCAAGGCCATCACCCACCGCGGCGGCCAGCTCTACATCAACGACCTGAACGACCAGCCCCGGGGGCTGATGGAGCGCTCCGGCTTTGCGGGGCGGCTCAAAGACTTTCAGACCAGCGCAGCAGCGGCGCTCTGA
- the scpA gene encoding segregation and condensation protein A has product MVEALALPDTLDPVARARLYGEPMFAMPVDLYIPPDALEVFLDAFEGPLDLLLYLIRRQNFNILDIPMAALTRQYLVYVDEIRSRNLELAADYLLMAAMLIEIKSRMLLPPKKVAEGEEAEDPRAALVRRLLEYEQIKLAAARLNALPQFGRDFLKAQVFIEQALQPRLPEVHVADLQEAWRDILRRAKLVQHHTITREELSVREHMSYLLKTLQGRKFVEFEELFDAAKGMSVLVVTFIALLELAKETLVEIVQAEAFAPIYVRLAYSPVSAT; this is encoded by the coding sequence GTGGTTGAAGCGTTAGCACTTCCCGACACACTGGACCCGGTGGCACGGGCCCGCCTGTACGGCGAACCGATGTTTGCCATGCCGGTGGACTTGTACATTCCGCCGGACGCGCTGGAGGTGTTTCTCGACGCGTTCGAGGGCCCGCTGGACCTGCTGCTGTACCTGATACGGCGGCAAAACTTCAACATCCTCGACATCCCCATGGCGGCGCTGACGCGCCAGTACCTGGTGTACGTGGACGAGATCCGCAGCCGCAACCTGGAGCTGGCGGCCGACTACCTGCTGATGGCGGCCATGCTGATCGAGATCAAGTCGCGCATGCTGCTGCCGCCCAAAAAGGTGGCCGAGGGCGAAGAGGCCGAAGACCCGCGCGCCGCCCTGGTGCGCCGCCTGCTGGAGTACGAGCAGATCAAGCTGGCCGCAGCCCGGCTCAACGCCCTGCCCCAGTTTGGCCGCGATTTCCTCAAGGCCCAGGTGTTCATCGAGCAGGCGCTGCAGCCGCGGCTGCCCGAAGTACACGTGGCCGACCTGCAAGAGGCCTGGCGCGACATCCTGCGCCGGGCCAAACTCGTCCAGCACCACACCATCACCCGCGAGGAGCTGTCGGTGCGCGAGCACATGAGCTACCTGCTCAAGACCCTGCAAGGCCGCAAGTTTGTGGAGTTTGAAGAGCTGTTCGATGCCGCCAAGGGCATGTCGGTGCTGGTGGTGACCTTCATCGCCCTGCTGGAGCTGGCCAAGGAGACGCTGGTAGAGATCGTGCAGGCCGAGGCCTTCGCACCCATTTACGTGCGCCTGGCCTACTCGCCCGTCTCGGCTACCTAG
- the folP gene encoding dihydropteroate synthase, producing the protein MLWQTTRFRIDLAQPQVMGIVNATPDSFSDGGQHASTAAALAHCEQLLRDGAHILDIGAESTRPGAQPVPVEEELARLLPVLRAATTLGVPISVDTYKPQVMQAALDAGVDILNDIWALRWTDPAHPLAATDVVAQHPSCGVCLMHMHREPQTMQAEPMQGDVVAEVLLFLEQHAQMLSAQGIEKTRIVLDPGIGFGKTVAQNFALLARQQALLALGYPLLVGWSRKSSLAGMSDIPLGPTERLVPSVAAALLAVERGARVVRVHDVAATAQALKVWAAAGG; encoded by the coding sequence ATGCTCTGGCAAACCACCCGCTTTCGCATCGACCTGGCCCAGCCCCAGGTGATGGGCATCGTCAATGCCACCCCCGACTCCTTTTCCGACGGTGGGCAACACGCCAGCACTGCGGCCGCCCTGGCGCACTGCGAGCAGCTGCTGCGCGACGGGGCCCATATCCTGGACATCGGCGCGGAATCCACCCGCCCCGGTGCCCAGCCGGTGCCGGTGGAGGAGGAACTGGCCCGCCTGCTACCCGTGCTGCGGGCCGCCACCACGCTGGGCGTGCCGATCTCGGTGGACACCTACAAGCCCCAGGTCATGCAGGCCGCGCTGGATGCCGGTGTAGACATCCTCAACGACATCTGGGCGTTGCGCTGGACCGACCCGGCCCATCCACTGGCCGCCACCGATGTGGTGGCGCAGCACCCGTCGTGCGGCGTGTGCCTGATGCATATGCACCGTGAACCGCAAACCATGCAGGCCGAACCCATGCAGGGCGATGTGGTAGCAGAGGTGCTATTATTTTTAGAGCAACATGCGCAGATGCTATCAGCACAAGGCATAGAAAAGACCCGCATCGTGCTGGACCCCGGCATTGGCTTTGGAAAAACCGTGGCCCAAAACTTCGCCCTGCTGGCGCGGCAACAGGCGCTGTTGGCCCTGGGCTACCCGCTGCTGGTGGGGTGGTCGCGCAAATCCTCACTGGCCGGTATGTCCGATATCCCCCTGGGCCCCACCGAGCGCCTGGTGCCCAGCGTGGCTGCGGCCTTGCTGGCGGTGGAACGGGGTGCGCGCGTCGTGCGCGTCCACGACGTGGCCGCCACCGCGCAAGCCCTCAAGGTATGGGCTGCGGCGGGCGGGTAA
- the ydhP_1 gene encoding inner membrane transport protein YdhP: protein MPLALLALTISAFAIGTTEFVIVGLIPTMAANLGVSIPSAGLLVSLYALGVAVGAPALTALTGKVPRKMLLLGLMLLFTIGNLVAWQAPGYTSLVVARVLTGLAHGVFFSIGSTIATSLVPKEKAASAIATMFSGLTVALVTGVPLGTFIGQHFGWRATFLAVAALGVVAMLISLFFIPSTLKHNKPASVLQQLQVLKQPRLLLVYAMTAVGYGGSFVAFTYLAPILQELSGFGTNAVSLVLMVYGVSVAFGNIWGGKLADKHGPITALKILFLGLAAVLLVLSLTASSPWLAVATVLVWGAFAFGNVPGLQVYVVQQAQRVAPQAVDVASGLNIAAFNLGIAGGAWGGGWVVSHLGLAHTPWIGGLVVLGAVALTAWSGSLDRARTQSAAAALV, encoded by the coding sequence ATGCCACTTGCTCTCCTCGCGCTGACTATCAGCGCCTTCGCCATCGGCACGACCGAGTTCGTGATCGTCGGCCTGATCCCCACCATGGCGGCCAACCTGGGCGTCAGCATCCCCTCGGCAGGCCTATTGGTCAGCCTGTACGCGCTGGGCGTGGCCGTGGGCGCGCCGGCGCTGACGGCGTTGACCGGCAAAGTGCCGCGCAAGATGCTGCTGCTGGGCCTGATGCTGCTGTTCACCATCGGCAACCTGGTGGCCTGGCAGGCACCCGGCTACACCTCGTTGGTGGTGGCGCGTGTGCTGACCGGCCTGGCCCACGGTGTGTTCTTTTCGATCGGCTCCACCATCGCCACCAGCCTGGTGCCCAAGGAGAAAGCCGCCAGCGCGATTGCTACCATGTTCTCGGGCCTGACCGTGGCGCTGGTCACCGGCGTGCCGCTGGGCACCTTCATCGGCCAGCACTTTGGCTGGCGCGCCACGTTCCTGGCGGTGGCCGCGCTGGGCGTGGTGGCGATGCTGATCAGCCTGTTTTTCATCCCGTCTACGCTCAAGCACAACAAACCCGCCAGCGTGCTGCAGCAGTTGCAGGTGCTGAAGCAGCCGCGCCTGCTGCTGGTCTACGCCATGACGGCGGTGGGCTACGGCGGTTCGTTTGTGGCCTTTACCTACTTGGCGCCCATCCTGCAGGAGCTGTCGGGCTTTGGCACCAATGCGGTGAGCCTGGTGCTGATGGTCTACGGCGTGTCGGTGGCGTTTGGCAATATCTGGGGCGGTAAGCTGGCCGACAAGCATGGCCCCATCACCGCCTTGAAGATTTTGTTCCTGGGCCTGGCCGCAGTGCTGCTGGTGCTGTCGCTCACCGCCTCCAGCCCCTGGCTGGCCGTGGCCACCGTGCTGGTGTGGGGTGCCTTTGCCTTTGGCAACGTGCCGGGCTTGCAGGTCTACGTGGTGCAGCAGGCCCAGCGCGTGGCACCGCAGGCGGTGGACGTGGCCTCGGGCCTGAACATCGCGGCCTTCAACCTCGGCATTGCCGGGGGTGCCTGGGGCGGCGGCTGGGTGGTCAGCCACCTGGGCCTGGCCCATACACCCTGGATTGGCGGCCTGGTGGTGCTGGGCGCAGTGGCCCTGACGGCCTGGAGCGGCAGCCTGGACCGCGCCCGGACTCAGAGCGCCGCTGCTGCGCTGGTCTGA